The window TTTTCTCCCTCAATATAGGACCAATCTTTTTTGCTACTTAATTCTTGAATTTTTGACACACGATGCTGGACCCATAACTTCCAGtctcttttagaattttttatccAAGATAAAGATATTTCGCTATCTGtccaataacaaattttttccaCAATTAAAAcgtctttaaatttttgaacaaCCTTGTGCATCAAATTCGCTAATAACAAGCAGCCAAGTAATTCCAAACGtggaattgttaacttttttattggaGCAACTTTCGTCTTTGAGGCTATCAACTTGGACATCCAACCCTCCTTGGTTTTTACTTGAGCATATATAACTGCTGAATAAGCAACTTGAGAGCTATCACTAAAACCATGTAAAGTAACATACTTTGCTATTTCATCTTGTTCTTTAAAACAGTATCTTGGTACAGTAATGCTGGAAATAACTTCTAGTCCTTTTAAATACGCTAACCATTTTTCGTGGATTTCAGAAGGTAATTTATCATCCCAATCAAGTTTATCAATACACAGAGCTTGAAACAATAGTTTTGTCACAATAACAATTGGTGAAATAAGACCCAATGGATCATAAAATTTTGCTCCAACCCTAAGcaaatttctttttgtaaaaggTAGATTCAATGCTTCTTGTACAATAGCTGAAAAGTTGAAATGGAACTCATCGGTTTTTCCATTCCATAATAATCCCAAAACCTTTACACAATTAACTTCCATATCATTACTtctatttaattcaaattttgcaTAACTGTCTTCCTCATTCAGCAAGGctttctctttttctttatctGCAATATACCTGCTTAACTCTGGTGAATTACTAAACCATTTTCGCAGATTAAATCCTCCCTTTTTCATAGCttcttttataaagttataaaattgaataCCTTCGCTGACTGCATTAACACCAACAGTAGAGTCGTCAACATATAAATCTCTTAGAAACTTTTTAGTAAATTCTTTAAGTGTATCTGAATAATTTTCCATGTGCTTTATAATTGTAGTATTTAACAAAACAGGACTACTAGTGATTCCAAATACTACTCGCAGGAAAcgataaataattaacatgttGTTCTTATCATCATACCATAAAAATCGCAATAGATCCTTATGCTCATTGCATATACCAACATTTAGAAACGCTTGACGGATATCAGTCCTATCTTAAACATGCGAAAACGTAAAAGTGTACTATATATGCATGTCAGTAAACATGGGCCAGTATACAAACTTTCATTAATTGAAGGACCACCCTCTTTTGCGGAACCATCAAACACTACACGTAACTTTGTTGTCTCTTTATCATCTCGTAGTACTGCACGATGAGGTAGATAATGAACTTTTCCGGGTTCACCTGGATCATAGATTCGCTCAATAATGTTTTCGTTTTCGTACGAAGTTATTACTTCTTGGTATCGttgttttaaatcattatttatttcaaacattctttgtaatgaaataaatctttttaaactaatattataattatcagGTAAAAATTCACAGTTTGGTTTCAATGGTAGCTTTGTCACATGTTGTTCCCCATTAAAAgtattgtcatttttaaattgctggTAAAAATTGTCTTGCTCTTGGAAATCGCTGGATTCAGGTTCCCAAAATTTTCGTAATTCCAACCTTAAGACATCATCATCTGATTGTGAAGTTGACActaaattagtttgaataaaattCTCACGTACACCGATGTCAGATGGACCACAAACAATCCATCCTAAAATACTTTCAAGAGCAACTGGACCATTATTGCAACCTCTTATTATTTTTCCAGTAATTGTTGAGTAATAATAGTCTAACCCCACTAGGATGTCAACAGATTCATTGTTCTTTAACGGGTAAGATTTAGCTAAAGGGATTCCTTTTaagtaaacatatttttgttgcaaaagattgaagttaagattttttaatggtGAACATATGAAAGGAATACATAATGcctctatataaatattatttttcggATCTCTACCCTTCAAACAAACACGAACAACATCTAGTGTTTTGATCAAGCCTTCATCTGAtgcaaatctttttattattaaactttctgTGCTTATCTTCTTCAACTTCAATTTTTCACGTAATGCATCTGTAATATAAGTTCGATGACTGCATCCATCAAATAATACTCTAATGCAACTGGATAAAGTGTTATCTGGGTTTGTAGCTGTAGCTTTAGCAGACTGTAGAATAACATGGTTGTTGGTAGCCGTATGCTGGTTTTGATGAGTAATTGAATAACTCTGGACTTCTGATAACAATTTATTTGGAACCTTGTTACTTTCAGTATCGCATAAAGTTATGTTATGcttctttttgcattttatgcACTCATAATTTAATCGACAAAAACTCGCTTTATGTCCTCTTTTTAAGCAAACAAAACATCTGCTCTCCTTTTGAACTATACTTCGACGGTGTTTTACATCTGTTATATTTCTGCATCTAGATGATAAGTGTCGTTCTTTACAAAACACACAAGTGTCTCTAGTTTCTTGATTATTTCTTGGGACAGTGTTATAGTTAAAATATCTTTGATTATTGCTCAAATGGtggtgattattttttttagtattaatgtGCATATTCTGTAATGTAATTGGTATATTTTCTTCTACTTCGATACTTGTATTAGTAACAGCTTCACAACGCTCTAGAGCTGTAAGTTCTGTCATAATCACATTCATGAATTCATTTAAGTTCCagtcatcatttttaaaatgtcttgaAATAATAATGCATAACTGACGTGGAATTCTTTCTAATATAATGGCAATAAGAAGTGATCCATAAGCACATGTTTCAACATTTAGGTCctttaaatttcttatatttatttcaagCTTATCATACATTTGACGGAGTTGttttacttcttttaaatttcgcactggatttattttttgaagatcATCCATATGCGCTGCAATAAGACTTTGAGTATTACCAAACCTATCCTTTAAAAGTTGTATTGCTTCCCTATAATTGCCTTCGCTAAGCGTAAGTCCTTCAATTAGCTTTTGTGCTCTACCAGAaagatatgattttaaataattaaactttgcTATATCTGACAGATCTTCATTACTGTCAATTGCAGTTGAAAACTGATCCCAAAACCCTTTCCATGATAATATATCACCAGAGAAACTTTGAATTGTTAATTTTGGAAGCTTCATGGAAATTTTAGAAGTAAAACTTCGAGTGGATGAATCTTTCTCAGACTCTTTCACCTCTTTACTAAGAAACCGTAAATTCTCTAtgttacttaaaatatcactaGTTAATGAGCTAGTATCCTCAATTTCGGATATAATGTCATCTTCGTCCGCCAACAAGTCCATAATTTCGTCGTCTAAAGTCTTTATTATCACATGTTTAGTCTCTATATTAGTCAATAataagtttatctttttaatttcttttaaatcgtCGTCAATTTCTGCGAACAACCTTATTAGGTAAACTCGATGTCcatttcttattttctttttcttaactAAGGAAGCCATCGGcaaaaaataatctataaatCAATATATCTCTAAAATAATGtctttaaaatcaataaatgtaCGGGTTTCGGCACCATAAAGAAACGAAACTGTTCCTTGAAAATCAGACtaaacttttttggttttaataagaaatatatttaacataaccCAAATTCTACAATATtttcacaacaaaaaaaacgtGCATTAAACCATAATGCCTTGCAGCAAAATCCAGACCAATCAGTATAAGAAACAACGTCACGCGATGCGTACGGTTCTTATTACTGACTGATCTGGTTTTTACAAACAAGCTAAATTcgacaaagataaaaaaaaacaaaacaataaacaaaggAAACttaaaaagagagagagagacaaaaaaaaaagtaaagaaagtaAAGcactaataaataaagataataataataactgcaataataatataataaaaatataataataatatggaataaaaaaaaaactttacaaatagtAACTATTATGATTACgttactaaaaattataactaatgatAAAAACTATGGTAAAAGTAATTATagatatacttatttataattataaattattataaaaattatatattttttattatatacaataattatatatttttaattatatataatatatatatatagatatatatatatatatttatatatttatatatatatatatatatatatatatatatatatatacatatatatatatatatatatatatatatatatatatatatatatatatatatatatatatatatatatatatatatatatatatattactaattataggtaaaataattatataataataataaaataattatcataccttgctattaattatttttgacatACCTACCAGCAGCcttattcatatttaaattttgagtgtcaaaatattgtaaaaatataaatttaaagtgCATATAATTTTCAttcatacatttttaattaaaagtaaccCATAGTTTTagggaaaaaacttttttgctaaGCAAACCGGTACAACCAAGgtgatgtttggaaaaatatacATTGtccaatatatatttatattttgccatatataaaattacaaaataagtgttaaatattatagcaaataattttcgcaatcataatttatatacaatctATTTTATCCTCCAGTATagaatatattaacaaaatattaaatattgtagtTATGGAATGCCAAAGGTGCTGTTCATCAAGGTGCTTTGTACTAGTTATCCGTACATAAGCTCTAAAACGGTTCCTACAAAAAATCTatgctttaaacaaaataaatcagtttttaaaactgttttaagtaataaatttaattttaacattgcgTCATTATTAACTTGAAACAAGCTAAGATTAAGAGAAAACAAATcacaaattatttcttttttgctaaagcatttcataatattaataaaactctAACATTTGTTATAGAAGcagaattgtttttaattttaaattacctCATCACTAAACTCATCAATAAAGACAACACGATTTTGCTTATTGTCACTGGCAACTTTATTATTAGCTGACAACGTGCCATCAATATCTTGATGATATTTGTCATTACTTTTTGACCTCAACAACTCTGAATCCCATTGAATTGATGTTCTTGAACTGAAACCAATCTCAGTATCAATACTTAAAGAATCAAAGAGCTTTGGAGAATCCAATGAAGTGgttttcttctttttacttATTCGGCTCATAAACACTCCTgcaaaaaatgcataaatatgATAAGAAAATATAACAGTAACAAACATAGTTTATTATAACAAAGTAATATTTCTATAATATGCTAAATAAGTCTATTGTAGAgtgcaaatgaaaaaaaagctcaaataatgctaacaaaaacaaaatttttgccGTTGTAATCATATCTAGATAGTACCTGTCTATAACAATACTTGTCAATTTGATATATGATATCATATAACAATACCTGtaatttcagtatgatgtcatcaGTGCACGtctaatacaatatttttaaaaaaatattgataaaaaaaacactggttttaaaatatatatatatatatatatatatatatata is drawn from Hydra vulgaris chromosome 07, alternate assembly HydraT2T_AEP and contains these coding sequences:
- the LOC136082626 gene encoding uncharacterized protein LOC136082626; this translates as MASLVKKKKIRNGHRVYLIRLFAEIDDDLKEIKKINLLLTNIETKHVIIKTLDDEIMDLLADEDDIISEIEDTSSLTSDILSNIENLRFLSKEVKESEKDSSTRSFTSKISMKLPKLTIQSFSGDILSWKGFWDQFSTAIDSNEDLSDIAKFNYLKSYLSGRAQKLIEGLTLSEGNYREAIQLLKDRFGNTQSLIAAHMDDLQKINPVRNLKEVKQLRQMYDKLEINIRNLKDLNVETCAYGSLLIAIILERIPRQLCIIISRHFKNDDWNLNEFMNVIMTELTALERCEAVTNTSIEVEENIPITLQNMHINTKKNNHHHLSNNQRYFNYNTVPRNNQETRDTCVFCKERHLSSRCRNITDVKHRRSIVQKESRCFVCLKRGHKASFCRLNYECIKCKKKHNITLCDTESNKVPNKLLSEVQSYSITHQNQHTATNNHVILQSAKATATNPDNTLSSCIRVLFDGCSHRTYITDALREKLKLKKISTESLIIKRFASDEGLIKTLDVVRVCLKGRDPKNNIYIEALCIPFICSPLKNLNFNLLQQKYVYLKGIPLAKSYPLKNNESVDILVGLDYYYSTITGKIIRGCNNGPVALESILGWIVCGPSDIGVRENFIQTNLVSTSQSDDDVLRLELRKFWEPESSDFQEQDNFYQQFKNDNTFNGEQHVTKLPLKPNCEFLPDNYNISLKRFISLQRMFEINNDLKQRYQEVITSYENENIIERIYDPGEPGKVHYLPHRAVLRDDKETTKLRVVFDGSAKEGGPSINENRTDIRQAFLNVGICNEHKDLLRFLWYDDKNNMLIIYRFLRVVFGITSSPVLLNTTIIKHMENYSDTLKEFTKKFLRDLYVDDSTVGVNAVSEGIQFYNFIKEAMKKGGFNLRKWFSNSPELSRYIADKEKEKALLNEEDSYAKFELNRSNDMEVNCVKVLGLLWNGKTDEFHFNFSAIVQEALNLPFTKRNLLRVGAKFYDPLGLISPIVIVTKLLFQALCIDKLDWDDKLPSEIHEKWLAYLKGLEVISSITVPRYCFKEQDEIAKYVTLHGFSDSSQVAYSAVIYAQVKTKEGWMSKLIASKTKVAPIKKLTIPRLELLGCLLLANLMHKVVQKFKDVLIVEKICYWTDSEISLSWIKNSKRDWKLWVQHRVSKIQELSSKKDWSYIEGENNPADIPTRDLNLLTFQANCLWWEGPLFLKTNITPKQRKYFDSNMVESISELKSSVTTCVNYIDEPKDGVQYIIKAEKFSSLTQLLRVSAYGLRFGNNIKNKVVKYQGELTTKEINSAEELWIKSEQSLLKGENDSSQDYENIKQQLDLFIDEHNILRLKRRFENSLLEYAEKYPIILRSYSHFTKLIVLAAYERCKRVLAKTLHGPGPPNLPIFRVATHKFAFTNIGLDYAGPLFVKNIYGQENSLYKAYKFILPKSPWWGGFYEQLIRVVKDALKKCVGKIRLSYEELETVLHEIEMTVNSRPLTYIYDEVYEPLTPSHLVIGRRLQTINVKTQMDDSQIDNSDDHNSRLKYLKTIIDHYWKRFCREYIAQLRERHLYDSKNQRKKCGEYLQVGDVVLINDDQLKRNLWKQGVVEELIISNDKRVRGAILKTCINGHVSFIKRPLQRLVPLEVVKIKNTEKVKSAEPKYQMMAAITAELKRKFNT